The following are from one region of the Denitrobacterium detoxificans genome:
- a CDS encoding DUF1292 domain-containing protein, with amino-acid sequence MRTGSAPNFAPPEQEGTVFTFEDEKGEQVNLEFLGLILMNEARYGFFFPVTEDEPALSSGEILVMEVTELDEEGQPLAFELVTEEDTAIAAYNEFKIAAKDLYDFE; translated from the coding sequence ATGAGGACTGGAAGCGCACCGAATTTTGCCCCGCCCGAGCAGGAGGGTACGGTCTTTACGTTCGAGGACGAGAAGGGCGAGCAGGTTAACCTGGAGTTCCTGGGCCTCATTCTCATGAACGAGGCTCGTTATGGCTTCTTCTTCCCCGTTACGGAAGACGAGCCCGCATTGTCTTCGGGCGAGATTCTGGTTATGGAAGTCACCGAACTTGACGAAGAGGGCCAGCCCCTGGCATTCGAGCTCGTCACCGAGGAGGATACGGCCATCGCCGCCTATAACGAGTTCAAGATTGCCGCGAAGGACCTGTACGACTTCGAATAG
- a CDS encoding alanine/glycine:cation symporter family protein, which translates to MDIIAILNQIDAFVWGPVMICLLLGSHLFLSFRTGFIQRKLPTAIRLSVAQDEDAEGDVSQFGALATALAATVGTGSIVGVATAILAGGPGAVFWMWITGVFGMATKYTEVYAAVKYRVKDSRGEMLGGAMYAWERAFKRPDGTTPRWAHAGAVLFCLFAIVATLGTGSAVQSAAMTGIIESSFPGVPAAAIAIIIALCVALVIFGGVKSIARVCEKLVPIMAVVYVLGCAIIMILNAPYVGPAISTIFECAFTPKAAFGGAVGSGIMVALQYGCARGLFSNEAGLGTAPIVAAAAATRNPARQALVAMTGAFWSTVVICAITGIVLTSTLLANPGIIDGGTITEGAALASAAFSSIPYVGTPILVLGMVSFAYSTILGWSYYGNRCVVYLFGQKGTRPYQVIYVLVGIAGALGVGDVVWTISDIGNALMVIPNIIIVLALSGVIARDTKHYVYDGHLDEAEDVEIRGFGSLCDKGLA; encoded by the coding sequence ATGGATATTATCGCGATACTCAACCAAATTGATGCATTCGTATGGGGGCCGGTCATGATCTGCCTGCTCCTCGGGTCGCATCTTTTCCTGTCGTTCCGTACGGGGTTCATTCAGCGCAAGCTTCCCACGGCCATTAGGCTTTCGGTTGCCCAAGATGAAGACGCTGAAGGCGACGTGAGCCAGTTCGGCGCTCTTGCCACGGCACTTGCCGCAACGGTGGGCACGGGTTCCATCGTGGGCGTTGCCACGGCCATTCTGGCGGGCGGCCCGGGTGCCGTGTTCTGGATGTGGATCACGGGCGTCTTCGGCATGGCAACCAAGTACACGGAAGTCTACGCGGCCGTGAAGTACCGCGTGAAGGATTCCCGTGGGGAAATGCTTGGCGGTGCCATGTATGCCTGGGAGCGCGCGTTCAAGCGCCCCGACGGCACCACGCCTCGCTGGGCGCATGCGGGCGCCGTTTTGTTCTGCCTGTTCGCCATTGTCGCTACGCTGGGCACGGGTAGTGCCGTGCAGTCTGCGGCTATGACGGGCATCATCGAGTCGAGCTTCCCTGGCGTGCCCGCAGCGGCAATCGCCATCATCATCGCGCTGTGCGTGGCACTCGTCATCTTCGGTGGCGTGAAGTCCATCGCGCGCGTGTGCGAAAAGCTCGTTCCCATCATGGCGGTGGTGTACGTGCTGGGCTGCGCCATCATCATGATCCTGAATGCTCCGTATGTCGGTCCTGCCATTTCCACCATCTTCGAATGCGCGTTTACGCCCAAGGCTGCCTTTGGTGGTGCCGTGGGTAGCGGCATCATGGTGGCTCTGCAGTATGGCTGCGCGCGCGGCCTGTTCAGCAACGAGGCCGGCCTGGGCACCGCTCCCATCGTGGCGGCTGCTGCCGCTACGCGCAATCCCGCGCGCCAGGCTCTGGTTGCCATGACGGGCGCGTTTTGGTCTACGGTTGTCATCTGCGCTATCACGGGCATCGTGCTTACGTCCACGCTGCTCGCGAACCCTGGAATCATCGATGGCGGCACCATTACGGAAGGTGCGGCCCTGGCAAGTGCCGCGTTCAGCAGCATTCCGTACGTGGGAACGCCCATTCTGGTGCTGGGCATGGTGAGCTTTGCGTATTCCACCATCTTGGGTTGGAGCTACTACGGCAATCGCTGCGTGGTGTACCTGTTTGGCCAGAAGGGCACGCGTCCCTACCAGGTTATCTACGTATTGGTTGGCATTGCTGGCGCCCTGGGCGTGGGCGATGTGGTTTGGACGATCAGCGACATCGGCAACGCGCTCATGGTCATTCCCAACATCATCATCGTGCTGGCCCTGTCGGGCGTCATCGCACGTGATACGAAGCATTATGTCTACGACGGCCACCTCGACGAGGCCGAAGACGTGGAAATCCGAGGCTTCGGTAGTTTGTGTGACAAGGGGCTAGCCTAG
- a CDS encoding energy-coupling factor transporter ATPase, translating to MIEFQNVSYTYRTAEGKRARKKRNEPAEVPADWGNAPSAYWALHNVSFTLNDGEFFGIAGHTGSGKSTLIQHMNGLLQPSRGYVLVDGVDISEKNAATKARSHVGVVFQYPEHQLFAATVFEDVAFGPRNMGLSGEEVERRYAEAMKLVELDPEQLRDISPFELSGGQQRRVAFAGVLAMQPKTLILDEPVAGLDPHAREEFLAFIQRLHHNEGLTVVMVSHDMDDLARFCDRILILNRGEEFALGTPDEVFADAEACKGIGLGVPAAQHLANTLASEGVALPAHNGLYTAAELADAIASLYEAAHE from the coding sequence ATGATCGAATTCCAGAACGTCAGCTATACGTACCGTACCGCCGAAGGGAAACGCGCGCGCAAGAAGCGCAACGAGCCCGCCGAGGTACCCGCCGACTGGGGCAATGCGCCCTCGGCCTATTGGGCGCTTCACAACGTGAGCTTCACCCTGAACGACGGCGAGTTCTTCGGCATCGCCGGGCACACTGGCAGCGGCAAGAGCACGCTCATTCAGCATATGAACGGGCTGCTGCAGCCCTCGCGTGGCTACGTGCTGGTCGATGGCGTGGACATTTCGGAAAAGAACGCCGCCACAAAAGCGCGCTCGCACGTAGGCGTGGTCTTCCAGTATCCCGAGCATCAGCTGTTCGCCGCAACGGTATTCGAGGACGTAGCCTTCGGTCCGCGTAACATGGGCCTTTCCGGCGAGGAAGTCGAACGTCGCTACGCCGAGGCCATGAAACTCGTCGAACTCGACCCCGAGCAACTACGCGACATAAGTCCCTTCGAGCTTTCGGGAGGTCAGCAGCGTCGCGTTGCCTTTGCGGGCGTACTTGCCATGCAACCGAAGACGCTCATCCTAGACGAGCCCGTAGCGGGCCTGGACCCTCACGCACGCGAGGAATTCCTTGCATTCATCCAGCGCCTGCACCACAACGAGGGCCTTACCGTGGTCATGGTGTCGCACGACATGGACGACCTGGCCCGTTTCTGCGACCGCATCCTCATTCTAAATCGCGGCGAAGAATTCGCGCTCGGCACGCCCGATGAGGTATTCGCTGATGCGGAAGCCTGCAAGGGAATCGGCCTGGGAGTGCCCGCAGCGCAGCACTTGGCAAACACCCTAGCCAGCGAAGGCGTGGCATTGCCCGCACATAATGGGCTCTACACGGCCGCCGAGCTTGCAGACGCCATCGCATCGCTCTACGAGGCAGCCCATGAATAG
- a CDS encoding helix-turn-helix domain-containing protein, whose amino-acid sequence MRKSIEQALRPSVAILGFALFLAINAASVWGGVFPFLPLENQTHELLFWFYFAQSVSFFVMFLICARLVYVSHVQRIFMLTTSGASTSYGLGWICLIASIYAYDFALPLLIAAGVLLGGGAAEFYLLWQRYFASTEPDQGTRAMIAGAVYAAIIYAALYLIPRAVTAFLIPVVFLPLFGLALTLKNREIDFAQPMFMDSPRENRRVYARLIRGTMRATLAIGALAFCAGIMRALAIDNPSIGSLVNILSMLGMLAAASVLLYFWRARGLNLSITRLYRVVFPLVITALVIVPLCPEGYMRWLAAGPYALYAIATLLVMLQTAQFARDQGIHPVYAFGSIGGIVYAMHDMGFLIGSAGDQMALSGTDPIIFTTVVTIYLLALMFFVSTIDFKKEQADMFSDDHIELITPRAPRLSAPQTANQDAAQEIEATPPMEQAKVEPAGDLSDFSQPSTTSNGWRDRIDKQAKLLQRDFGLSNREAEVVKLVCQGNTVPSISEQLYISENTVRTHMKRLYTKLGIHKKQELIDLAHSYKTR is encoded by the coding sequence ATGCGAAAAAGCATCGAACAGGCTCTGCGGCCATCGGTTGCCATCCTCGGCTTCGCGCTCTTCCTAGCCATCAATGCGGCAAGCGTATGGGGCGGCGTGTTCCCGTTCCTGCCCCTGGAAAACCAAACGCATGAATTGCTCTTCTGGTTCTACTTTGCGCAATCCGTTTCGTTCTTCGTGATGTTCCTCATCTGTGCGCGCCTGGTATACGTTTCGCACGTGCAACGCATCTTCATGCTTACCACGTCGGGGGCCTCCACGTCGTACGGCCTCGGGTGGATCTGCCTCATCGCATCCATCTACGCATACGACTTCGCCCTGCCGCTGCTTATTGCCGCAGGCGTGCTGCTGGGCGGTGGCGCAGCGGAATTCTACTTGCTCTGGCAGCGCTACTTCGCCAGCACCGAACCCGACCAGGGCACGCGCGCGATGATTGCCGGCGCCGTATACGCTGCCATTATCTACGCAGCCCTCTACCTCATTCCGCGCGCCGTTACCGCATTCCTCATCCCCGTAGTGTTCCTTCCGCTATTCGGCCTAGCCCTCACGCTCAAGAACAGGGAAATTGACTTCGCGCAGCCTATGTTCATGGACAGCCCGCGCGAAAACAGGCGCGTGTACGCTCGCCTCATCCGCGGCACCATGCGCGCCACGCTGGCCATTGGCGCCCTGGCATTTTGCGCGGGCATCATGCGCGCGCTTGCCATCGACAACCCCAGCATCGGCTCGCTCGTGAACATCCTATCCATGTTGGGCATGCTGGCCGCAGCGTCCGTCTTGCTGTATTTCTGGCGTGCGCGTGGCCTGAACCTCAGCATCACGCGTCTTTATCGCGTGGTGTTCCCCCTGGTCATCACTGCACTCGTTATCGTGCCGCTCTGCCCCGAGGGCTACATGCGATGGTTGGCGGCCGGCCCGTACGCGCTCTACGCCATCGCCACCCTACTCGTTATGCTGCAAACGGCTCAGTTTGCACGCGACCAGGGCATTCACCCCGTATACGCCTTCGGGTCCATTGGAGGCATCGTGTACGCCATGCACGATATGGGCTTCCTCATCGGCAGCGCGGGCGACCAGATGGCCCTTTCCGGAACGGACCCCATCATCTTCACCACCGTGGTCACCATCTACCTGCTGGCGCTCATGTTCTTCGTGAGCACCATCGACTTCAAGAAGGAACAGGCCGATATGTTCAGCGACGACCATATCGAGCTCATCACGCCACGCGCACCCCGCCTGTCAGCACCGCAGACCGCCAACCAGGATGCCGCGCAGGAAATAGAGGCCACCCCTCCCATGGAGCAGGCGAAAGTGGAGCCCGCGGGCGACCTTTCCGATTTCTCGCAGCCGAGCACCACGAGCAACGGCTGGCGCGACCGAATCGACAAGCAGGCCAAACTGCTGCAACGCGATTTCGGCCTGTCGAATCGCGAGGCCGAGGTGGTCAAGCTCGTATGCCAAGGCAACACGGTGCCCAGCATCTCCGAGCAGCTCTACATTTCGGAAAACACCGTGCGTACGCACATGAAGCGCCTGTACACGAAGCTGGGCATCCATAAGAAGCAGGAGCTCATCGACCTGGCGCATTCGTACAAGACCAGGTAA
- a CDS encoding DMSO/selenate family reductase complex A subunit, with protein sequence MTEQSMSRRSFVKTSGALAGLAAAGGTAVASQELFSAGEAHAADADTIAWSQCNVNCGGNCIFQWHVRDGKVAYMETDNTGDADFQARACLRGRSMRRWLNNADRLMYPMKRVGKRGEGKFERISWDEAIQTIADQLEYTYKTYGPNSIYIMNGTGTYFSMSKVGHRLLSLAGGYVSKLYDYSTHQLSAAMPYMFGFDEELGSVFSPYDNVNASSFTEAEQHSDLIVMFGNSPADTRMGGANATWDFARAREGVKSRGGKVVNIDYRMNESASGHADEWLPIRTGTDAALCAALIHEFIKDGKADLNFLHTYCVGFDEETMPESAKGKNKSFYAYIMGEGYDMVEKTPEWAAPITQIPASRIRELAKDLESAKAPFVCQGWGPQRHSNGEDTSRMISMVPVVLGQIGLPGTNTGQREAEPPVYLVGNIPFKNPNKTQLPVYQYLNAVDHGKKMTALNSGILGADELGTDLKFLWNFAGNCLTNQHGDVNKTHEILADESKCEFILVWDTVMTDSAKYADILLPDMMRSEVLNMQTQGYSEYYTGVTVGGPAQEAPGECRNSYDVCADIAEKLGFRDEYTEGRSYEEWVEYLYNKGRDAAADPVEGYGINMPTWDQIRKDGVFKMECEPAIGLEDFRNDPVANPLGTPSGKIEIYSETLATIAETWELEEDEEIHAIPMFWAGPEGYGSVTSEYPLYCSGFHYKSRTHSSFGFIEELKQACRQQMWINPIDAESRGIANGDMCLVSSPAGKMQIEAKVTERIIPGTIGIPQGAWHDADMDGDKIDKGGCVNTLTTYRPTPLAKGNGPAHSIIAQVAKA encoded by the coding sequence ATGACGGAGCAATCCATGTCCAGGCGCTCGTTCGTGAAGACGTCGGGCGCTCTCGCGGGCCTGGCTGCAGCAGGCGGAACCGCCGTTGCCTCGCAGGAGCTTTTCAGCGCCGGCGAAGCACATGCGGCCGATGCTGACACCATTGCCTGGAGCCAGTGCAACGTGAACTGCGGTGGCAACTGCATTTTCCAGTGGCACGTGCGCGATGGCAAGGTCGCTTACATGGAGACGGACAACACGGGCGACGCCGACTTCCAGGCACGCGCCTGCCTGCGTGGCCGTTCCATGCGTCGTTGGCTGAACAACGCCGACCGCCTGATGTACCCCATGAAGCGCGTGGGCAAGCGTGGCGAGGGCAAGTTCGAGCGCATTAGCTGGGACGAGGCCATTCAGACCATTGCCGATCAGCTTGAGTACACCTACAAGACGTATGGCCCCAATTCCATTTACATTATGAATGGTACGGGCACGTACTTCAGCATGTCGAAGGTTGGCCATCGCCTGCTTTCTCTTGCTGGTGGCTACGTGAGCAAGCTGTACGACTACTCTACCCATCAGCTTTCCGCGGCGATGCCCTATATGTTTGGCTTCGACGAAGAACTGGGTAGCGTATTCAGCCCCTACGACAACGTGAATGCCAGCTCCTTCACGGAGGCCGAGCAGCATTCCGACCTGATCGTGATGTTCGGCAACAGCCCCGCCGACACCCGCATGGGTGGCGCTAACGCAACGTGGGATTTCGCTCGCGCTCGCGAAGGCGTGAAGAGCCGCGGCGGCAAGGTCGTGAACATCGACTACCGCATGAACGAGAGCGCTTCGGGCCATGCCGACGAATGGCTGCCCATCCGCACCGGCACCGACGCCGCCCTGTGCGCTGCCCTCATTCACGAGTTCATCAAGGACGGCAAGGCCGACCTGAACTTCCTGCATACCTACTGCGTGGGCTTCGATGAGGAGACCATGCCCGAAAGCGCCAAGGGCAAGAACAAGTCGTTCTACGCCTACATCATGGGCGAGGGCTACGACATGGTCGAGAAGACCCCCGAGTGGGCTGCTCCCATCACCCAGATTCCCGCTAGCCGCATCCGCGAGCTCGCCAAGGACCTGGAAAGCGCCAAGGCTCCCTTCGTGTGCCAGGGCTGGGGTCCGCAGCGTCATAGCAACGGCGAGGATACGTCGCGCATGATTTCCATGGTTCCCGTGGTTCTTGGCCAGATTGGCCTGCCCGGCACCAACACGGGTCAGCGCGAAGCCGAGCCTCCCGTATATCTGGTGGGCAACATTCCCTTCAAGAACCCCAACAAGACGCAGCTTCCCGTGTACCAGTACCTGAACGCGGTCGACCACGGCAAGAAGATGACTGCGCTGAACTCCGGTATCCTGGGTGCCGACGAACTGGGCACCGACCTCAAGTTCCTGTGGAACTTCGCCGGCAACTGCCTGACCAACCAGCATGGTGACGTGAACAAGACGCACGAAATCCTTGCTGACGAGAGCAAGTGCGAGTTCATTCTGGTGTGGGATACGGTTATGACCGACTCCGCCAAGTATGCTGACATCCTGCTGCCCGACATGATGCGCTCCGAAGTGCTGAACATGCAGACGCAGGGTTATTCCGAGTACTACACGGGCGTTACCGTGGGCGGTCCTGCTCAGGAAGCTCCGGGCGAGTGCCGCAACAGCTACGACGTGTGTGCCGATATCGCCGAGAAGCTTGGCTTCCGCGACGAGTACACCGAGGGCCGCAGCTACGAGGAATGGGTCGAGTACCTGTACAACAAGGGCCGCGACGCTGCTGCCGATCCCGTCGAGGGCTATGGCATCAACATGCCCACCTGGGATCAGATCCGCAAGGACGGCGTGTTCAAGATGGAATGCGAACCGGCCATTGGCCTGGAAGACTTCCGCAACGACCCCGTTGCCAACCCGCTGGGCACTCCTTCCGGAAAGATCGAGATTTACTCCGAGACGCTGGCTACGATCGCCGAGACCTGGGAGCTGGAAGAGGATGAAGAGATTCATGCCATCCCGATGTTCTGGGCGGGCCCCGAAGGCTACGGCAGCGTGACGAGCGAGTACCCGCTGTATTGCTCGGGCTTCCACTACAAGTCCCGCACGCATTCCAGCTTTGGCTTCATCGAAGAGCTGAAGCAGGCTTGCCGTCAGCAGATGTGGATCAACCCCATCGATGCGGAATCCCGTGGCATTGCCAATGGCGATATGTGCCTGGTGAGCAGCCCCGCTGGCAAGATGCAGATCGAGGCGAAGGTTACCGAGCGCATCATCCCTGGCACCATCGGCATCCCGCAGGGCGCCTGGCATGACGCCGACATGGACGGCGACAAGATCGACAAGGGCGGCTGCGTGAACACGCTGACCACCTACCGTCCCACGCCGCTTGCCAAGGGCAACGGTCCCGCTCATTCCATCATCGCCCAAGTGGCCAAGGCCTAA
- a CDS encoding ISL3 family transposase: protein MKSLLLLALGLARTVVLGARIEAERIVVSVRPYKREQRRCPVCGRACDFYDMANRGAPRLWRAMDLARSACYLEYAPCRVRCPEHGVRTEAVPWARHGARFTRDFEDWVAWLAVRCTASAVSELARVEWHSVGGVCRRVYAELEAARGASRFDGVRRIGIDETSYKKGHKYVTVVVDHDRGCLIWAHEGTGKDVLNLFLDELTREQRRAIEVVTADGARWIRQLVKRRCPNARWVMDPFHVVQWMNDALDAVRCEEWNAARAAARAARPRPEGKRGRPAKGELPPEEVRALEEEAASIKGSRYALVKNPEDLTDGQRARLEALKKRAGSRLVRAWELKEDLRAVFRAADGSEAAELLDDWMHRAAYCKIAKVVAVEKKVRRRRDDIIAAVELGISNGRVEAINNKIKVTVRMGYGFRNTDNLVALLMLRCGDCQPQLPGRPVKARKKGVKGAKSVAA from the coding sequence ATGAAGAGTCTACTACTTCTCGCCCTCGGTCTGGCCCGCACGGTCGTCCTGGGCGCGCGCATCGAGGCCGAGCGCATCGTCGTGAGCGTCCGGCCCTACAAGCGCGAGCAGCGCCGCTGCCCCGTATGCGGCAGGGCCTGCGACTTCTACGACATGGCGAACCGCGGGGCCCCCAGGCTGTGGAGGGCGATGGACCTGGCGCGCTCGGCCTGCTACCTGGAGTACGCGCCCTGCAGGGTGCGCTGCCCGGAGCACGGCGTGCGCACCGAGGCCGTCCCCTGGGCGCGGCACGGGGCGCGCTTCACGCGTGACTTCGAGGACTGGGTGGCGTGGCTGGCGGTCCGCTGCACCGCCTCGGCGGTCTCCGAGCTCGCCCGCGTCGAGTGGCACAGCGTGGGCGGCGTGTGCAGGCGCGTCTACGCCGAGCTGGAGGCCGCGCGCGGCGCCTCGAGGTTCGACGGCGTGCGCCGCATCGGCATCGACGAGACGTCGTACAAGAAGGGCCACAAGTACGTCACGGTGGTCGTCGACCACGACCGCGGCTGCCTCATCTGGGCGCACGAGGGCACCGGCAAGGACGTGCTCAACCTGTTCCTCGACGAGCTCACGCGCGAGCAGAGGCGCGCCATAGAGGTGGTGACCGCCGACGGCGCGAGGTGGATAAGGCAGCTGGTCAAGCGCCGCTGCCCCAACGCGAGGTGGGTCATGGACCCCTTCCACGTGGTCCAGTGGATGAACGACGCGCTCGACGCCGTGCGCTGCGAGGAGTGGAACGCCGCCAGGGCCGCCGCCAGGGCCGCCAGGCCCAGGCCCGAGGGCAAGCGCGGCAGGCCTGCCAAAGGCGAGCTGCCGCCCGAGGAGGTCAGGGCGCTCGAGGAGGAGGCGGCCTCCATCAAGGGCAGCCGCTACGCGCTCGTGAAGAACCCCGAGGACCTCACCGACGGCCAGAGGGCGAGGCTCGAGGCGCTCAAGAAGAGGGCCGGCTCGCGGCTGGTCAGGGCCTGGGAGCTCAAGGAGGACCTGCGGGCCGTCTTCCGGGCAGCCGACGGCTCCGAGGCCGCCGAGCTGCTCGACGACTGGATGCACAGGGCCGCCTACTGCAAGATCGCCAAGGTCGTCGCCGTGGAGAAGAAGGTGCGCCGCCGGCGCGACGACATCATCGCCGCAGTCGAGCTCGGCATCAGCAACGGGCGCGTAGAGGCCATCAACAACAAGATCAAGGTGACGGTGAGGATGGGCTACGGCTTCCGCAACACCGACAACCTCGTGGCCCTGCTCATGCTCAGGTGCGGCGACTGCCAGCCCCAGCTCCCGGGTCGCCCGGTGAAGGCGAGGAAGAAGGGCGTGAAGGGAGCGAAGAGCGTTGCTGCCTAG
- a CDS encoding energy-coupling factor transporter transmembrane component T family protein — MNRALFGKYWSGESPLHRMDSRAKLTFVVLVMVAIFCASSYAALGLCAAFLLACILIARIPLPQAVRSIGPLFFIVIITALLNVFFVQGGTVYVTAGPLQISQAGIHNAVFLGIRLTLLLIDASLLTLTTTTLDLTDGIEAVLAPLRRIGFPAHEFSMIMGIALRFVPQFVTELHTIRAAQLSRGAKLATSPLRGGISSLTSLMIPLFTSAFRHAETLSAAMDARCYHGAEGRTKLKPLAFTSVDARGAIAVACLVVAVIAMRVAGL; from the coding sequence ATGAATAGGGCGCTGTTCGGCAAATACTGGTCGGGCGAAAGCCCCCTGCATCGCATGGATTCGCGCGCCAAGCTTACGTTCGTGGTGCTCGTGATGGTGGCCATCTTCTGCGCCAGCTCATACGCCGCATTGGGCCTTTGCGCGGCATTTCTGCTTGCATGCATCCTTATCGCGCGCATTCCCCTGCCCCAGGCCGTGCGCTCCATCGGGCCGCTGTTCTTCATCGTGATCATCACGGCCCTGCTCAACGTCTTCTTCGTGCAAGGCGGCACGGTCTACGTTACCGCAGGCCCACTGCAGATCAGCCAAGCAGGCATACACAACGCCGTATTCCTGGGCATTCGCCTTACGCTGCTGCTCATTGACGCCAGCCTGCTCACGCTTACCACCACCACACTCGACCTTACCGACGGCATCGAAGCGGTTCTGGCGCCGCTGCGCCGCATAGGCTTCCCCGCCCATGAGTTCAGCATGATCATGGGCATTGCATTGCGCTTCGTGCCGCAGTTCGTTACCGAGCTACACACCATTCGCGCCGCCCAGCTCTCGCGCGGAGCGAAGCTTGCCACCAGCCCACTGAGGGGTGGCATCTCGAGCCTGACAAGCCTCATGATCCCGCTGTTTACCAGCGCGTTTCGTCATGCTGAAACGCTTTCCGCGGCCATGGACGCGCGCTGCTACCACGGCGCAGAAGGCCGCACGAAGCTGAAGCCACTCGCATTCACGAGCGTCGACGCGCGCGGGGCAATCGCCGTAGCGTGCCTCGTCGTTGCAGTTATCGCGATGCGCGTGGCAGGGCTATAG
- a CDS encoding energy-coupling factor transporter ATPase → MATSQSCPIVDFQEATFTYDGERLVLNGIDLAIQEGEFIAILGGNGSGKSTLAKHVNALLAPDSGSVHVLGRATSDAQETYFIRSKAGMVFQNPDDQLVASLIEDDVAFGPENLGIPNPELRERVTQALERVGLQGFELRETTALSGGQKQRVAIAGVLAMQPRILILDEASAMLDPRGRAGLLRVAHELNDEGMTVIMITHFMEEAAQADRVFVMEAGTVALSGTPSQVFSQIDKLAHLHLDTPFAAHMSLLLQKRGVPVPVCMSEEELAREVRALLAGEGGQA, encoded by the coding sequence ATGGCCACTAGCCAGTCCTGCCCCATAGTCGACTTTCAGGAGGCCACGTTCACGTACGACGGCGAACGCCTGGTCCTAAATGGCATCGACCTCGCAATCCAAGAGGGTGAGTTCATTGCCATCCTGGGTGGCAATGGCAGCGGCAAGAGCACGCTCGCCAAGCACGTCAACGCCCTGCTCGCACCCGATTCGGGCTCGGTGCACGTCCTGGGTCGCGCCACGTCCGACGCCCAGGAAACGTACTTCATCCGCAGCAAGGCGGGCATGGTATTCCAGAATCCCGACGATCAGTTGGTAGCCAGCCTCATCGAGGACGACGTTGCCTTTGGCCCGGAAAATCTGGGCATTCCCAATCCCGAACTACGTGAACGCGTAACCCAAGCGCTTGAACGCGTGGGCCTGCAGGGCTTCGAGCTCCGCGAGACCACGGCCCTTTCGGGCGGGCAGAAACAACGCGTGGCCATTGCCGGCGTGCTCGCCATGCAACCACGCATCCTCATCCTCGACGAAGCAAGCGCCATGCTCGACCCGCGCGGTCGTGCGGGCCTGCTGCGCGTGGCGCACGAGCTGAACGACGAGGGCATGACGGTCATCATGATCACCCACTTCATGGAAGAAGCCGCGCAAGCCGATCGCGTATTCGTGATGGAGGCAGGCACCGTTGCTCTTTCCGGCACGCCAAGCCAAGTGTTTTCCCAGATAGACAAGCTAGCGCATCTGCATCTGGACACGCCCTTCGCAGCGCATATGAGCCTTCTGCTCCAGAAACGCGGCGTACCCGTACCCGTGTGCATGTCCGAAGAAGAGCTCGCACGCGAGGTACGCGCGCTGCTCGCGGGGGAAGGCGGCCAGGCATGA
- a CDS encoding ECF transporter S component, with protein sequence MPTMQNTNRWETKELVIMALMCAISVILSFIEFPIIPGITWLKFDASAMPAMVSGFAYGPVAGIVVGIVSALIHAMIMGDWVGGLMNVIVIIAMVGPSAAIYARKHTFAGAVIGLLVGIVCMTAAAIVSNLIIDPFYLGMPLEAVAGLILPALLPFNIAKSVINSVLTLVVYKSISNLITPKKSQVKGR encoded by the coding sequence ATGCCTACGATGCAGAACACCAACCGCTGGGAGACGAAGGAACTCGTAATCATGGCCCTCATGTGCGCCATCAGCGTGATCCTGAGCTTCATCGAATTCCCTATCATCCCCGGCATCACCTGGCTGAAATTCGACGCCTCCGCCATGCCCGCCATGGTGAGCGGCTTCGCATACGGCCCCGTAGCCGGTATCGTCGTGGGCATCGTAAGCGCGCTTATCCACGCCATGATCATGGGCGACTGGGTAGGCGGCCTCATGAACGTCATCGTCATCATCGCCATGGTTGGCCCCAGCGCCGCCATCTACGCCCGCAAGCATACGTTTGCCGGCGCCGTTATCGGCCTGCTCGTGGGCATCGTCTGCATGACTGCTGCCGCCATCGTGTCGAACCTGATCATCGATCCGTTCTACCTGGGCATGCCCCTGGAAGCGGTTGCCGGCCTGATCCTGCCCGCGCTCCTGCCGTTCAACATTGCGAAGAGCGTTATCAACTCGGTGCTCACCTTGGTGGTCTACAAGTCCATCAGCAACCTCATCACGCCTAAGAAGAGCCAGGTGAAAGGCCGATAG